The DNA sequence GCATGCCTGAATACGTGGTGACGTTGATCGCTGACGCCTTAAACAATGTTGGTAAGCCGATCCGCGGATCGAGGATTTTGTTGCTGGGGATGGCCTACAAGAAAGACGTCTCAGATGTGCGCGAGTCGCCGGCGTTGGAGGTGCTGGAGCTGCTCAGCCGCCGCGGCGCTCGGCTCAGTTACCATGATCCGTTTGTGCCCCAACTTGTTCAGCAGGGTCGGCCGTTGCGCTCTGTGGCCTTGACCGAGGCGGTGTTGGCCGAGAGCGATTGTGCTGTGGTGTTGACCGATCACAGCGCCTACGATTGGCCCTGGATCGTCAACCATTCAAACCTCGTCGTGGACACCCGCAATGCGACAAAGGCGCTGGGTGCTCACCCGAAAATTTATCGGTTATAAACGTTGATTGTTATGAGTGACGAATCATTTCGCCGGCAGGTCTTGTGGTATGCCATTCATACCAAGCCTCGGCAGGAAGATATAGCGCAATTGAGCTTGCAGTCGTTGGGGTTGACTACGTTTAATCCCAAGCTGAAGGAGAAGAAGCTGGTGCGCGGCGTTCAGCGGGAAGTGATCAAACCGCTGTTTTGCAGTTACATTTTCTGCAAGTTTCGCGTGCACGATTCCTTTCGCGCGGTCAAGTACGCGCGTGGCGTCCGTGATATTGTCGGCACAAAGGAAGAGCCGACGCCGGTGGACGACGAGATCATTGCGATTATTCGTCAGCGGATGGTGGACGGCTATGTGACCATTGAAGCGCCCAAATTGCAACCGGGCGACACCGTGGTGGTCGAGGAAGGGCCGCTCCAAGGCTTTGTCGGCATCTTTGAACGAGAGATGAACGACTCTGAACGCGTCGTCATTTTGTTGAACACGATCAAATTTCAAGCGCGCGTCGTGATGGAACGTAGCAAATTGAGAAAACTGTGAACAAGGTGGTACGTGGTCGGAGTGCTGGCAGACGCGAAAAAGGTGAAGATCAGCTTGGTCAAGCTCGATCTGACCTACAGTCGAGCCTGTGCCGTGCTGTCAAACTCGAACAAGGCGAAGATCAGCTTGTTCCGGTATAGTCCAAATCACGCAACGAGGAGCAACGCATGGCAACATATTTAGTCACCGGCGGCGCCGGCTTTATTGGTGGGCATCTGGTCGAAGAATTGGTTAGGCGCGGTGAGCAGGTTCGCGTGTTAGATAATCTCTGGGAAGGGAAGATGGAGAATCTGGCCGCGGTGGCCGACCGCATTGAATTTATGAAAGAGGACCTGCGCGACGAAGACGCAGTGCGCCGGGCTGTGCAGGGCGTGGATATTGTCTTTCATCAAGCGGCGTTGCATTCGGTTCCTCAGTCAGTTGAAGACCCGATTTCCAGCAACGAGGTCAATATCACCGGCACGTTGTTACTGCTCCGAGCTGCTCACCAGGCCGGCGTCAAGCGTGTGGTCTATGCTTCGTCCTCGTCCGTCTATGGCGACAGTGAAGAAGAAGTCCAGTCAGAAGCCCATCTGCCGACGCCCGTTTCGCCCTATGGCGTTACCAAGATTGCCAATGAGTATTATGCCCGCGTCTATACAAAAACCTATGGGTTGGAGACGGTGGGGCTGCGCTATTTCAACGTGTTCGGCCCGCGGCAAGACCCAGCGTCCGAGTATGCCGCTGTGATTCCTCGCTTCATCTTGCGAGCCTTGCAGGATGAGCCGCTGGAAATTCACGGCGATGGGTTACAGTCGCGGGATTTCACCTATGTCAGTAACGTGGTTGATATGAATTTGCTGGTTGCGACGGCTCCTGATGTGGCCGGCCAGTCGTTTAATGTCGGTTGCGGCCAGTCCTATCAAGTGCTCCAGATCAAGGGCTACTTGGAAAAAGTGCTGGGCAAGCCGCTGAAGTCTTATCATACGGCGCCGCGTCCGGGTGATGCGCGCTACACACGCGCCGATATGCGACGAGCAGAGCAACAGCTTGGATACCGGCCCAACGTCAGTTTTGAAGAAGGTCTTCGCCGAACGGTTGACTATTTTCGCCAACAGCTCGGTCTGTAGACGACAGCGCGCGCTGCTTTATGACGCTGCGTTCTTTATGACGACGAAGCAATATAGCACGCACTGGCAACCAGACGACGGCTGGCGCTGCTTCATTGCCCGTTTTCATTCTGATGGCGCAGCAATGGCAGCCGAACTAAGCATGGCATGAGCTGATTGCGCATGCCGATCACGACTTTTTGCGAAGGAGACTATTCATGCCGAAAGGATTTACCGTTTGGTTCACCGGGTTGCCGAGTTCCGGCAAAAGCACATTAGCCAGGATGCTCGAACCCGTCTTGCAACAACGAGGCTATCATGTCGAAGTGTTCGATGGCGATGAAGTTCGCCTGCGCCTCTCGAAAGGGCTTGGGTTTTCTAAAGAGGATCGCGACGAAAATATTCGGCGCATCGCCTACTGCGCGAATCTGGTCACACGCAGCGGCGGCGTGGCCATCACCTGCGCGATCTCACCGTATCGGGACATCCGTGAAGAAGCGCGTCGCGAAATCGGACGGTTCGTTGAGGTGTTCGTGTGCTGTCCGGTTGAAACCTGCATCGAACGCGACGTCAAAGGGCTTTACCGCAAGGCGCTGGCCGGCGAGATCAGCAATTTCACCGGCGTCTCCGATCCCTATGAAGAGCCACTGAACCCAGAGATTATTGTGGAAAGCCATCGCGAATCACAGCAACAGAGTTTGTCCAAGATTGTTCAGGGGCTGGAGTCATTGGGGTACA is a window from the Blastocatellia bacterium genome containing:
- a CDS encoding SDR family oxidoreductase, which gives rise to MATYLVTGGAGFIGGHLVEELVRRGEQVRVLDNLWEGKMENLAAVADRIEFMKEDLRDEDAVRRAVQGVDIVFHQAALHSVPQSVEDPISSNEVNITGTLLLLRAAHQAGVKRVVYASSSSVYGDSEEEVQSEAHLPTPVSPYGVTKIANEYYARVYTKTYGLETVGLRYFNVFGPRQDPASEYAAVIPRFILRALQDEPLEIHGDGLQSRDFTYVSNVVDMNLLVATAPDVAGQSFNVGCGQSYQVLQIKGYLEKVLGKPLKSYHTAPRPGDARYTRADMRRAEQQLGYRPNVSFEEGLRRTVDYFRQQLGL